Below is a window of Chitinophagaceae bacterium DNA.
TCTTAGCAAACTGTTTAGGTAAAAGCCCCGTTTCGGATAAAAATCTTCTTTCAAAAGTGCGTTTTGTCAAGTGTACTTCTTTTGCAGTTTCAACTAAACTACACTTTCCTTTGGCTGCCAAGATTTTATTGATAGCCGAAAATATCGCATTATCAAAGTTGTTTTTCTTTGCTTCAATTAATTTTTCAATGTAAGAAGATAGTAATTTAACTCTTGAATATGGGTTATTGTCAAGCGATAACGCTGACGAAATATTGTTTTGAACTTGGGTGATTTCAAGACTTAAATCATAACAATTATCATTGATTGATTTTGGGTCAATTTTAAAAAGGGTGTTAAGGGTAAAGGGGTAAAGTTGAAATACAATCATTTGATAACTTCCAAAAATCTCAATTTCAATCGGTTCAATTGTCTGTCCATAAATAAACAATTGAGGCATCCTTTTTCTATGCGGGTTCACATAAAGCCCGTTTGGTGTTTCGTGATACATCAATCCAGGAAACCCGTCAGCAAAAAAAGGTAAATTGGTTTTAGTGTCGGTTTCATTACTTTCAAATACCATTATGCTTTTCACAAAAGGTGAAAGAGCTTTGTCAAATTCTATATTCTGA
It encodes the following:
- a CDS encoding AraC family transcriptional regulator, producing the protein MKFQNIEFDKALSPFVKSIMVFESNETDTKTNLPFFADGFPGLMYHETPNGLYVNPHRKRMPQLFIYGQTIEPIEIEIFGSYQMIVFQLYPFTLNTLFKIDPKSINDNCYDLSLEITQVQNNISSALSLDNNPYSRVKLLSSYIEKLIEAKKNNFDNAIFSAINKILAAKGKCSLVETAKEVHLTKRTFERRFLSETGLLPKQFAKIIQFQNSLTQLSVKDFASLTDVVYENGFADQSHFIRVFKSFTGKTPKQFITK